The following are encoded together in the Streptomyces tsukubensis genome:
- a CDS encoding tyrosine-type recombinase/integrase produces the protein MARSRTRAPRRSFGAIRRLPSGRWQARYPGTDGSLRAAPERYETKREAELFLAQVQADQARGDWIDPTAGEVLFAEYATRWIDERGVAPTTEELYRRLLRLHLEPAFGDTYVNAIGPAKVRTWRAERRKATGATTTAKSYRLLKAIMQTAVEDDLIRRNPCFIRGAGREDAAERPVATVEQVFALADAIGIRWRLMVLLGAFASMRPEELAELRRSDIDLDAGSVRVRRAAPELNTGHRVVGDPKSRAGKREIMLPSFILLDVRRHLEWFAQDGPDGLVFVGERGAALRGTTFGRKWRSARDTVGLPKEFRFYDLRHTGNTLAADTGAKLKDLMVRAGQSSERAQLIYQHSTKAHQRRLADDIDADVRRQRAAGRPLGAATAPRGTPAPPMGSGGAARAR, from the coding sequence CTACCCCGGGACGGACGGTTCACTGCGCGCGGCCCCGGAGCGGTACGAGACCAAACGCGAAGCCGAACTGTTCCTTGCCCAGGTGCAGGCCGACCAGGCCCGGGGCGACTGGATCGACCCGACCGCGGGCGAGGTGCTGTTCGCCGAGTACGCCACCCGGTGGATCGACGAGCGCGGCGTCGCGCCCACCACCGAGGAGCTGTACCGGCGGCTGCTCCGCCTCCACCTGGAGCCGGCCTTCGGCGACACGTACGTCAACGCCATCGGCCCCGCCAAGGTCAGGACGTGGCGCGCGGAACGGCGGAAGGCGACCGGTGCCACGACGACGGCCAAGTCGTACCGCCTGCTGAAGGCCATCATGCAGACGGCTGTCGAGGACGACCTGATCCGCAGGAACCCCTGCTTCATCCGTGGGGCCGGCCGCGAGGACGCTGCCGAGCGACCGGTGGCGACTGTGGAACAGGTCTTCGCGCTGGCGGACGCAATCGGCATCCGTTGGCGGCTGATGGTCCTGCTCGGTGCCTTCGCCTCCATGCGCCCTGAGGAACTGGCAGAACTACGCCGGTCGGACATCGACCTCGACGCTGGATCGGTACGGGTCCGGCGGGCCGCACCGGAGCTGAACACAGGCCACCGGGTGGTCGGCGATCCCAAGTCTCGTGCCGGAAAGCGGGAGATCATGCTGCCGAGCTTCATCCTCCTTGATGTCCGGCGGCACCTGGAGTGGTTCGCCCAGGATGGGCCGGACGGTCTTGTCTTCGTAGGGGAGCGGGGGGCTGCCCTTCGGGGCACCACCTTCGGCCGGAAGTGGCGCAGTGCCCGCGACACGGTCGGCCTGCCGAAGGAGTTCCGCTTCTACGACCTCCGGCACACGGGCAACACCCTCGCCGCCGACACGGGCGCCAAGCTGAAGGACCTGATGGTCCGCGCCGGCCAGTCCTCGGAACGGGCCCAACTGATCTACCAGCACTCCACGAAGGCGCATCAGCGCAGGCTCGCCGACGACATCGACGCCGACGTCCGCCGCCAGCGCGCGGCGGGCCGGCCCCTCGGCGCAGCCACTGCCCCCCGAGGCACTCCGGCGCCGCCGATGGGCTCCGGTGGAGCTGCGCGAGCGAGGTGA
- a CDS encoding NACHT domain-containing protein — protein sequence MGDANEDSLAALSLRLRILRARQGLQMGGLQQRTGLGRTTISQALNGQKVPSEATLVALARAMAVDVEPLLALREAAARVPQVRKVYPSVARRSARSTVQPSFEERYLSYVAERHSQLTVVGLDLSLSQRAHWPLDAAYLSLELAEQPTSWLADNEEADRPPIVVKRAENALADCQRVLLRGLAGSGKTTLLQWLAVAAARDELPEELGNWRGQIPFVLPLRTLVRRGPLPEPHHFLTAVGTPLAASQPEGWADDVLARGTALVLVDGIDEVPQEHRNATRDWLERLIAAYKDAHFVVTTRPSAVPEGWLASSRFTELSVRPMNAPDIGVFVTRWHTAAMQSAATDAERSQLHDLETTLHTTVRAQRDLAQLSSTPLMCALICALHRDRRGHLPHSRMELYEAALSMLLVRRDLERSIDIPEGIQLTEHQSVQLLQRLAYWLIRNRQTEMGRATAEALVSDALPAMQAVAEQGTADQVLTHLVSRSGLLRQPTMDTIDFVHRTFQDYLGAKAAIEAHDFPLLVNNAHDDQWEDVLRMAVAHARPVESADLLRRIINRGDVEDDHRSRLHLLAAASLQYATEIEPETRRLVEQRARVLLPPRSREEAEELAALGPGILDLLPGPKFLEADEVGPVIKAATLIGGDHAYAFLRRFTQSLLPHSAPHDLFEGWEHFNADEYARDILLPFPAQKPIYLPVYNQDQRNALPLLKPITSIAFRGAFTADEIIEHLSAEHTKTLHIYNGQQLQELKFIRRLSALTNFSLSECINLTHIEDLAGLPLPNLSLSHLPEEFSFDALNSLPGLTNLSLYTRLPWERLSYLPAPKGLTSLSLGGWVGARLAGISRWRQLRALVINSAPDRGEWQEISTLPHLGELCISKYDLNHATPMPNITYLRLLPSSDPQLELVPELFPNLESLFINCRTSRSETTDISPLRHIKGLHIAISYASNITGLERFASDAVTVHPRLRTADI from the coding sequence ATGGGGGACGCGAACGAAGATTCGCTGGCGGCACTCTCGCTACGGTTACGCATCCTTCGGGCGCGGCAGGGCTTGCAGATGGGCGGGCTGCAGCAGCGAACCGGGCTGGGGCGGACAACGATCAGTCAGGCGCTGAACGGCCAAAAGGTGCCCTCCGAGGCCACGCTGGTGGCCTTGGCCAGGGCCATGGCCGTGGATGTGGAGCCGTTGCTGGCCCTGCGCGAAGCCGCCGCGCGCGTGCCACAGGTGCGTAAGGTTTATCCGAGTGTTGCCCGCAGGTCGGCCCGGTCGACGGTTCAGCCTTCTTTCGAGGAGCGGTACCTCAGCTACGTGGCAGAGCGGCATTCTCAGCTGACCGTTGTAGGGCTGGATCTGAGTTTGTCGCAACGTGCACACTGGCCGCTGGACGCGGCGTATTTGAGTTTGGAGCTGGCGGAGCAACCTACGAGCTGGCTCGCAGACAACGAGGAGGCGGACCGGCCACCCATCGTGGTGAAGCGAGCAGAGAATGCGTTGGCCGACTGCCAGCGGGTACTTTTGCGAGGGCTTGCCGGCAGTGGGAAGACAACGCTGCTGCAGTGGCTGGCTGTCGCCGCAGCACGCGATGAATTGCCGGAGGAACTGGGCAACTGGCGGGGGCAGATTCCGTTCGTCCTGCCGCTGCGCACACTGGTGCGCCGTGGGCCCCTTCCGGAGCCGCATCATTTCCTGACGGCGGTCGGCACTCCCCTGGCTGCCTCGCAGCCTGAGGGCTGGGCCGATGATGTACTCGCCAGGGGCACGGCACTCGTCTTGGTCGACGGCATAGACGAGGTGCCCCAGGAGCATCGGAACGCTACGAGAGACTGGCTAGAGCGGCTCATAGCCGCGTATAAAGACGCACATTTCGTGGTTACGACGCGTCCGTCAGCTGTTCCAGAAGGCTGGCTCGCTTCATCGCGCTTCACCGAACTATCGGTGCGACCCATGAACGCACCCGACATAGGAGTTTTCGTCACCCGATGGCATACCGCTGCCATGCAGAGTGCGGCGACCGATGCCGAACGGTCACAGTTGCATGATCTCGAAACAACACTCCATACGACAGTACGCGCTCAGCGCGATTTGGCACAGTTGTCTAGTACGCCCCTGATGTGTGCACTGATCTGCGCGCTGCACCGTGACCGCCGCGGTCATCTGCCTCACAGCCGTATGGAACTCTACGAGGCAGCACTCTCGATGCTGCTCGTACGCCGTGACCTTGAGCGCAGCATCGACATCCCTGAAGGCATCCAGCTCACCGAACACCAGAGCGTCCAGCTACTGCAGCGTCTGGCCTACTGGCTCATCCGCAACCGCCAGACCGAGATGGGCCGGGCAACTGCGGAAGCCTTGGTCAGTGACGCGCTGCCGGCGATGCAGGCCGTGGCCGAGCAGGGCACCGCCGACCAAGTCCTGACGCATCTGGTCAGCCGCAGCGGACTCCTGCGCCAGCCCACCATGGACACCATCGACTTCGTCCACCGCACTTTCCAGGACTACCTCGGGGCCAAAGCCGCCATCGAAGCGCATGATTTCCCACTGCTGGTCAATAACGCCCACGACGACCAGTGGGAAGACGTCCTACGCATGGCCGTCGCTCACGCCCGCCCAGTCGAGAGCGCCGACCTGCTCCGCCGCATCATCAACCGGGGGGACGTCGAGGACGACCACAGGAGCAGACTGCACCTCCTGGCGGCTGCCAGCCTGCAGTACGCCACTGAAATTGAGCCCGAGACCCGGCGGCTGGTTGAACAGCGTGCCCGTGTCCTACTGCCTCCCCGCTCCCGGGAAGAGGCAGAGGAACTTGCCGCACTCGGGCCTGGAATCTTGGATCTGCTACCGGGTCCAAAGTTCCTGGAAGCTGATGAAGTAGGCCCCGTCATCAAAGCTGCCACTCTCATCGGCGGCGACCATGCATACGCCTTCCTTCGCCGATTCACCCAGTCCCTCCTTCCTCATTCAGCACCTCACGACCTATTCGAGGGCTGGGAACACTTCAACGCTGACGAATACGCCCGCGATATTCTGCTACCCTTCCCAGCCCAGAAACCCATTTATCTCCCGGTATACAACCAGGATCAACGCAACGCACTTCCGCTGCTGAAACCAATCACCAGCATCGCCTTTCGGGGAGCATTCACAGCGGACGAGATTATCGAACATCTCTCAGCCGAACACACCAAAACATTGCACATCTACAATGGCCAACAGCTCCAAGAGCTGAAATTCATCCGAAGGCTCTCCGCCCTGACCAATTTTTCCCTATCCGAGTGCATTAACCTCACACACATTGAGGACCTCGCAGGGCTCCCACTGCCAAATTTAAGCCTTTCGCACTTGCCGGAAGAATTCTCCTTCGATGCACTAAATTCTCTGCCTGGCCTCACCAATCTATCTCTCTACACGCGCCTGCCGTGGGAACGCCTGTCCTACCTGCCAGCACCGAAAGGCCTCACCTCGCTGTCCCTGGGTGGTTGGGTCGGCGCACGTTTGGCCGGCATCTCCAGGTGGCGACAACTGCGAGCCTTGGTAATCAACTCCGCCCCCGACAGGGGAGAATGGCAAGAAATTTCGACACTTCCTCATCTAGGGGAACTCTGCATATCGAAATACGACCTAAATCACGCTACCCCCATGCCCAACATCACATACCTCCGACTCCTCCCCTCCTCAGACCCACAACTGGAGCTGGTGCCGGAACTCTTCCCCAACCTCGAAAGCCTTTTTATCAACTGCCGCACATCACGATCCGAGACAACTGACATTAGCCCCCTCCGCCACATCAAAGGGCTCCATATCGCCATCAGCTACGCAAGCAACATCACCGGCCTCGAACGATTCGCCTCAGACGCGGTAACAGTGCATCCGCGACTGCGGACGGCAGACATCTGA
- the dcd gene encoding dCTP deaminase produces the protein MLLSDKDIRAEIDAGRVRIDPYDPSMVQPSSIDVRLDRYFRVFENHRYPHIDPSVEQVDLTRLVEPDGDEPFILHPGEFVLASTYEVISLPDNLASRLEGKSSLGRLGLVTHSTAGFIDPGFSGHVTLELSNLATLPIKLWPGMKIGQLCMFQLSSPAEFPYGSERYGSRYQGQRGPTASRSFLNFHRTQV, from the coding sequence GTGCTTCTCTCAGACAAGGACATTCGGGCCGAGATCGACGCGGGGCGTGTGCGCATCGATCCGTACGACCCATCGATGGTGCAGCCGTCGAGCATCGATGTGCGGCTCGACCGCTACTTCCGGGTGTTCGAGAATCACCGCTACCCGCACATCGACCCCTCGGTCGAGCAGGTCGACCTCACCCGGCTCGTCGAGCCGGACGGGGACGAGCCGTTCATCCTGCACCCCGGGGAGTTCGTGCTGGCCTCGACGTACGAGGTCATCTCGCTGCCCGACAATCTGGCCTCGCGCCTGGAGGGCAAGAGCTCGCTGGGGCGGCTGGGGCTGGTGACGCACTCCACGGCCGGCTTCATCGACCCCGGTTTCTCCGGGCACGTCACGCTGGAGCTGTCGAACCTCGCGACGCTGCCCATCAAGCTGTGGCCCGGGATGAAGATCGGGCAGCTCTGCATGTTCCAGCTCAGCTCGCCGGCCGAGTTCCCGTACGGCTCCGAGCGGTACGGATCCCGTTACCAGGGGCAGCGTGGGCCCACCGCCTCGCGCTCCTTCCTCAACTTCCATCGGACACAGGTGTGA
- a CDS encoding phosphoribosyltransferase: MSDNDEKSVRENLTYERFGAAVRDLAQTIADDGFEPDVVLSIARGGVFVAGGLAYALDCKNIHLVNVEFYTGVGTTLEMPVMLAPVPNAIDFSNKKVLIADDVADTGKTLKLVHDFCVGEVAEVRSAVIYEKSQSLVKCEYVWKRTDEWINFPWSVQPPVVRRKGQVLDA; encoded by the coding sequence ATGAGCGACAACGACGAGAAGAGCGTGCGCGAGAACCTGACCTACGAGCGGTTCGGCGCCGCTGTCCGGGATCTCGCGCAGACCATCGCTGACGACGGGTTCGAGCCCGACGTCGTGCTCTCCATCGCCCGTGGCGGTGTCTTCGTCGCGGGTGGTCTCGCCTACGCGCTGGACTGCAAGAACATCCACCTGGTCAACGTGGAGTTCTACACCGGCGTCGGGACCACCCTCGAAATGCCCGTCATGCTCGCGCCCGTCCCCAACGCCATCGACTTCTCCAACAAGAAGGTCCTCATCGCCGATGACGTCGCCGACACCGGCAAGACGCTGAAGCTGGTGCACGACTTCTGTGTCGGCGAGGTCGCCGAGGTGCGCAGCGCCGTCATCTACGAGAAGTCTCAGTCCCTCGTGAAGTGCGAGTACGTCTGGAAGCGCACCGACGAATGGATCAACTTCCCCTGGTCCGTCCAGCCGCCCGTCGTACGCCGCAAAGGGCAGGTCCTCGACGCCTGA
- a CDS encoding Yip1 family protein translates to MAGFRIGRGRDNRTTGQRPGSSQRPRQEPYGQQEPYGQQARPHPQQQYPPQGGQAPYPQQGGQGQGGYAQPYGGGQGGYASQGGQAGQWPQPGGGHGEPEYYGDPYAQAPQGHQGHQDPYAPHNSPGHTQAFSIGEDPYTQGDTYQAGQAPAAPVGPRLHWKDLLKGIVTRPGPTFLQMRDYPVWAPALVVTFVYGLLAVFGFDGAREDVIGATITTAIPYILTTAVAMTLSAFILGVVTHTLARQLGGDGAWQPTVGLSMLIMVITDAPRLIIAMFLGGDAPFVQVLGWATWLAAGALFTSMVSKSHDLPWPKALGASAIQLVALLSIIKLGTF, encoded by the coding sequence GTGGCTGGATTCAGGATCGGACGCGGCCGGGACAACCGCACGACAGGGCAGCGACCGGGGTCGTCGCAACGACCGCGGCAGGAGCCGTACGGGCAGCAGGAGCCGTACGGGCAGCAGGCGCGCCCGCACCCTCAGCAGCAGTACCCGCCGCAGGGCGGCCAGGCCCCGTACCCGCAGCAGGGTGGACAAGGGCAGGGCGGATACGCGCAGCCCTATGGCGGGGGTCAGGGCGGATACGCGTCTCAGGGCGGGCAGGCCGGTCAGTGGCCCCAGCCCGGGGGCGGCCACGGCGAACCCGAGTACTACGGCGACCCGTACGCACAGGCGCCGCAGGGACACCAAGGGCACCAGGACCCGTACGCGCCGCACAACTCCCCCGGTCACACCCAGGCGTTCTCGATCGGAGAGGACCCCTATACCCAGGGCGACACCTACCAGGCGGGCCAGGCGCCCGCAGCGCCGGTGGGCCCGCGGCTGCACTGGAAGGACCTGCTGAAGGGCATCGTCACCAGGCCGGGCCCGACCTTCCTGCAGATGCGGGACTACCCGGTGTGGGCGCCCGCCCTGGTCGTCACCTTCGTCTACGGGCTGCTCGCCGTGTTCGGCTTCGACGGCGCTCGCGAGGACGTGATCGGCGCCACGATCACGACAGCGATCCCGTACATCCTGACCACGGCTGTCGCCATGACGCTGAGCGCCTTCATCCTCGGCGTGGTCACGCACACCCTCGCCCGCCAGCTCGGCGGCGACGGCGCGTGGCAGCCGACGGTGGGCCTGTCGATGCTGATCATGGTGATCACGGACGCGCCACGCCTGATCATCGCGATGTTCCTCGGCGGGGACGCCCCGTTCGTACAGGTCCTCGGCTGGGCGACCTGGCTGGCAGCTGGCGCCCTGTTCACATCGATGGTCAGCAAGTCACATGATCTGCCGTGGCCGAAGGCGCTGGGCGCGTCGGCGATCCAGCTCGTCGCGCTGCTGTCGATCATCAAGTTGGGCACGTTCTGA
- a CDS encoding FG-GAP-like repeat-containing protein codes for MHKHLRTVLATAAATALTGGLLTLSATAATAATGPGRPDADFNNDGYADVAVSAGHAHVAGHANAGAVTVIYGGADTERYATLTQDSPGVPGAAEKDDYFGADTAYGDFDHDGYDDLAVGVPGEDVGSDIDGGAAVILWGSSSGLRGGTALADPRPTKHDQYGAPMEAGDFNGDGKDDIAVGTTSGATTIDVHRGGFTRTTETGSGHYTVSPAVEGGAGNGVKNLHSGDVNGDGREDLIVNGYSKEDGYNANYWLPGSTSGATTTGAQKLPAGIITDIGDTDGDGLGDIVIGTSWDEGIAGAAKGGAAHILKGTASGPAYGDQQTFTQDTAYVPGAGEKGDAFGQELDLGDVNGDGHLDLVVGASGEDLPGGTDAGSATVLYGAADGSGITAKGSVFLSQDTAGVPNDDEPYDYFGSDVHLDDLNHDGRADVVVGASGENEGNGAVYALRSGADGSLKAPAGIYVSTVGVSPSGTPSLGANFSD; via the coding sequence ATGCACAAGCACCTCCGTACCGTCCTGGCCACCGCGGCGGCGACCGCGCTCACCGGCGGACTGCTCACCCTCTCCGCCACCGCGGCGACCGCCGCCACAGGCCCGGGGAGGCCCGACGCGGACTTCAACAACGACGGATACGCCGACGTGGCCGTCAGCGCGGGCCATGCCCACGTGGCCGGCCACGCCAACGCGGGCGCCGTCACCGTGATCTACGGCGGCGCTGACACCGAGCGCTACGCCACCCTGACCCAGGACTCGCCCGGCGTGCCGGGCGCCGCGGAGAAGGACGACTACTTCGGCGCGGACACCGCCTACGGCGACTTCGACCACGACGGTTACGACGACCTGGCCGTAGGTGTGCCGGGCGAGGACGTCGGCAGCGACATCGACGGCGGTGCCGCGGTGATCCTCTGGGGCTCGTCCTCCGGCCTGCGGGGCGGCACCGCCCTCGCCGACCCGCGTCCCACCAAGCACGACCAGTACGGCGCTCCGATGGAGGCCGGTGACTTCAACGGCGACGGCAAGGACGACATAGCCGTGGGCACCACGTCAGGGGCCACGACCATCGACGTCCACCGCGGCGGCTTCACCCGTACCACCGAGACGGGCTCGGGCCATTACACCGTCAGCCCCGCGGTGGAGGGCGGCGCGGGCAACGGCGTCAAGAACCTGCACTCGGGCGACGTCAATGGCGACGGCCGCGAGGACCTGATCGTCAACGGCTACTCCAAGGAGGACGGCTACAACGCCAACTACTGGCTGCCGGGTTCCACCTCGGGCGCCACCACCACGGGGGCGCAGAAGCTGCCCGCGGGCATCATCACGGACATCGGCGACACGGACGGCGACGGTCTCGGGGACATCGTCATCGGGACCTCCTGGGACGAGGGCATCGCGGGGGCGGCGAAGGGCGGCGCCGCGCACATCCTGAAGGGAACCGCGTCGGGGCCCGCCTACGGCGACCAGCAGACGTTCACTCAGGACACGGCGTACGTACCGGGCGCGGGCGAGAAGGGCGACGCCTTCGGGCAGGAGCTCGACCTCGGCGACGTCAACGGTGACGGCCATCTCGACCTGGTCGTCGGAGCGAGCGGCGAGGACCTGCCGGGCGGAACGGACGCGGGTTCCGCCACTGTGCTCTACGGAGCGGCCGACGGCTCCGGCATCACCGCCAAGGGTTCGGTCTTCCTGAGCCAGGACACCGCGGGCGTCCCCAACGACGACGAGCCGTACGACTACTTCGGCTCCGACGTACACCTGGACGACCTGAACCACGACGGCCGCGCGGACGTCGTGGTGGGCGCGTCCGGGGAGAACGAGGGCAATGGAGCCGTCTACGCCTTGCGTTCGGGCGCCGACGGGTCGCTGAAGGCGCCTGCCGGGATCTACGTGTCGACGGTGGGCGTCTCACCTTCGGGCACGCCGAGCCTGGGAGCCAACTTCTCGGACTGA
- a CDS encoding (Fe-S)-binding protein — MQLAAIIVSLVLTVVGVALIARAVAQIYRFITLGAPVPAGSRTDDPKQRSITLTKEFVGHTRMNRWGVVGVAHWFVAVGFLTLGLTIINAYGQLFKADWILPWIGTWVPYEVYVEFIALGTTLGILVLMAIRLLNLPSRAGRKSRFTGSKLGQAYFVEYIILIIGLAVLALRGLEGALHHVEGYEAAYWVSYPLVAAVRGLDLSTLQTLVYLVAMIKLGATMIWAITVGLNTNMGVAWHRFLAFPNIWFKRESDGSTALGALQPMVSAGKEIDFEDPGEDDVFGVSQVEQFSWKGLLDFSTCTECGRCQSQCPAWNTGKPLSPKLLIMSLRDHAHAKAPYLLAGGGKNAEGEEKATAEQLADVPAAALAEAERPLIGTLEENGVIDPDVLWSCTTCGACVEQCPVDIEHIDHIVDMRRYQVMIESSFPSEAGTMLKNLEKKGNPWGLAKKQRLEWAKEVDFDVPVVGKDVEDLQDVDYLYWVGCAGALEDRAKKTTKAFAELLHIAGVKFAIMGGDEKCTGDSARRLGNEPLFQQLGQENVAMLNMAYGEDDDDPETKKPKSSKKIVATCPHCFNTIANEYPQLGGEYEVIHHTQLLQHLVDEGKLVPVTPVEGLITYHDPCYLGRHNKVYTPPREIIAKVPGLRNEEMHRHKERGFCCGAGGARMWMEERIGKRVNNERVDEALSLNPDIISTACPFCLVMLTDSVNGKKAAAEGADADAAQVKADLQVVDVAQLLLDSVKTPDDPPPADADEPENAPEPEPVK; from the coding sequence ATGCAACTCGCCGCGATCATCGTGTCGCTGGTCCTGACCGTGGTCGGCGTCGCGCTCATCGCCCGAGCGGTCGCACAGATCTACCGGTTCATCACCCTCGGCGCGCCGGTCCCCGCAGGCAGCCGCACCGACGATCCGAAGCAGCGCAGTATCACGCTGACCAAGGAATTCGTCGGCCACACCCGGATGAACCGCTGGGGGGTCGTCGGCGTCGCCCACTGGTTCGTCGCCGTCGGATTCCTGACGCTCGGTCTGACGATCATCAACGCCTACGGCCAGCTCTTCAAAGCCGACTGGATCCTGCCCTGGATCGGCACCTGGGTGCCCTACGAGGTCTACGTCGAGTTCATCGCGCTCGGCACCACACTCGGCATCCTCGTGCTGATGGCGATCAGGCTGCTCAACCTGCCGTCGCGAGCCGGCCGCAAGTCCCGCTTCACCGGCTCCAAACTCGGCCAGGCGTACTTCGTCGAGTACATCATCCTGATCATCGGCCTCGCCGTCCTCGCGCTGCGCGGCCTGGAGGGCGCCCTGCACCACGTGGAGGGCTACGAAGCGGCCTACTGGGTCTCCTACCCGCTGGTCGCGGCGGTCCGCGGGCTCGACCTCAGCACGTTGCAGACCCTCGTCTACCTGGTCGCCATGATCAAGCTCGGCGCCACGATGATCTGGGCCATCACCGTTGGTCTGAACACCAACATGGGCGTCGCCTGGCACCGTTTCCTGGCGTTCCCCAACATCTGGTTCAAGCGCGAGTCGGACGGCTCCACCGCCCTCGGCGCGCTCCAGCCGATGGTCTCCGCGGGCAAGGAGATCGACTTCGAGGACCCGGGCGAGGACGACGTCTTCGGTGTCTCGCAGGTCGAACAGTTCTCCTGGAAGGGCCTGCTCGACTTCTCCACCTGCACCGAGTGCGGACGCTGCCAGTCGCAGTGCCCGGCGTGGAACACGGGCAAGCCGCTCTCGCCGAAGCTGCTGATCATGTCGCTGCGCGACCACGCGCACGCGAAGGCCCCCTACCTCCTCGCGGGCGGCGGCAAGAACGCGGAGGGCGAGGAGAAAGCCACCGCGGAGCAGCTCGCCGACGTGCCGGCCGCCGCCCTCGCCGAGGCCGAACGCCCCCTCATCGGCACACTGGAGGAGAACGGCGTCATCGACCCCGATGTCCTCTGGTCCTGCACCACCTGCGGCGCCTGTGTCGAACAGTGCCCCGTCGACATCGAGCACATCGACCACATCGTCGACATGCGCCGCTACCAGGTGATGATCGAGTCCAGCTTCCCCAGCGAGGCGGGCACGATGCTGAAGAACCTGGAGAAGAAGGGCAACCCTTGGGGGCTCGCCAAGAAGCAGCGCCTCGAATGGGCCAAGGAGGTCGATTTCGACGTCCCCGTAGTCGGCAAGGACGTCGAGGACCTCCAGGACGTCGACTACCTCTACTGGGTCGGCTGCGCCGGAGCCCTGGAGGACCGCGCGAAGAAGACCACCAAGGCCTTCGCCGAGCTGCTCCACATCGCGGGCGTCAAGTTCGCGATCATGGGCGGCGACGAGAAGTGCACCGGTGACTCCGCCCGCCGCCTCGGCAACGAGCCGCTCTTCCAGCAGCTGGGCCAGGAGAACGTGGCCATGCTGAACATGGCGTACGGCGAGGACGACGACGATCCCGAGACGAAGAAGCCCAAGTCGTCGAAGAAGATCGTCGCGACCTGCCCGCACTGCTTCAACACCATCGCCAACGAATACCCGCAGCTCGGCGGCGAGTACGAGGTCATCCACCACACCCAGCTGCTCCAGCACCTCGTCGACGAGGGCAAGCTCGTCCCCGTCACCCCGGTCGAGGGCCTGATCACCTACCACGACCCCTGCTACCTGGGCCGGCACAACAAGGTCTACACACCTCCGCGCGAGATCATCGCGAAGGTCCCCGGGCTCAGGAACGAGGAAATGCACCGCCACAAGGAGCGCGGTTTCTGCTGCGGCGCGGGCGGCGCCCGGATGTGGATGGAGGAGCGCATCGGCAAGCGCGTCAACAACGAACGCGTCGACGAGGCGCTGTCCCTCAATCCGGACATCATCTCCACCGCCTGCCCCTTCTGCCTCGTCATGCTGACCGACTCGGTCAACGGCAAGAAGGCCGCGGCCGAGGGCGCGGACGCGGACGCCGCCCAGGTGAAGGCGGATCTCCAAGTGGTCGACGTGGCACAACTGCTGCTCGACTCGGTCAAGACACCGGACGACCCGCCCCCCGCGGACGCCGACGAGCCCGAGAACGCGCCGGAGCCCGAACCGGTGAAGTGA